In Haloplanus rubicundus, one DNA window encodes the following:
- a CDS encoding ABC transporter substrate-binding protein, whose product MSDRSVRRRRFVKAAGTAGIVGLAGCSGGGGGGDGGGGGGDGGGGGGDGGGGGGGDSILVGTLAPFSQGLGWVGGNAARGRDVALADINDAGVVGSEVEINEQDTETTPQAAVSGFTTLDEAGVVAMLGPSSTVMPNLFQPIKDASLPTLSVSAGTTQMDDVGGPGEYLWRTVPSDSIAGRAQGQYALDNDYTKMAVTYKDDKGSQSFSASVADYFTGQGGEQVADVALGINSDSYRSEIQEIADSGADVISMTAGTEVSALFMRNYLEAGLDIPIFIGNDVITQSFIERIGADAMAEAPIFGQAPAPGPAYDQFQQAHQDMHGEAPGTFSAAGYDAMNLIALAAQRAGEATRQAITDNVNSVARPEGTKVSTFSEGKEELEAGNEINYQGASNPQDFDDDGDPVGPFSVLEVTGGEWTELTTFSAEELTA is encoded by the coding sequence ATGTCCGACCGTAGCGTACGGCGACGGCGGTTCGTCAAGGCAGCAGGTACCGCAGGTATCGTTGGTCTCGCCGGTTGTTCCGGTGGGGGCGGCGGTGGCGACGGAGGCGGTGGCGGTGGCGACGGGGGCGGTGGCGGTGGCGACGGGGGCGGTGGCGGTGGCGGCGATTCCATTCTCGTCGGCACCCTCGCCCCGTTCAGCCAGGGCCTCGGCTGGGTTGGCGGGAACGCCGCCCGTGGCCGCGACGTCGCCCTCGCCGACATCAACGACGCCGGCGTCGTCGGTAGCGAGGTCGAGATCAACGAACAGGACACGGAGACGACCCCGCAGGCGGCCGTTTCCGGGTTCACCACGCTGGACGAGGCCGGCGTCGTAGCCATGCTCGGCCCGTCGAGTACCGTGATGCCGAACCTGTTCCAGCCGATCAAGGACGCGAGCCTCCCGACGCTCTCCGTCTCCGCGGGGACGACCCAGATGGACGACGTCGGCGGCCCCGGCGAATACCTGTGGCGGACGGTGCCGAGCGACTCCATCGCCGGACGCGCTCAGGGACAGTACGCCCTCGACAACGACTACACCAAGATGGCGGTCACGTACAAGGACGACAAGGGCTCCCAGAGCTTCTCGGCGTCGGTGGCCGACTACTTCACTGGCCAGGGCGGTGAGCAGGTTGCTGACGTGGCCCTCGGTATCAATTCCGACTCTTACCGCAGTGAGATCCAGGAAATCGCCGACTCCGGTGCCGACGTCATCTCCATGACCGCCGGGACCGAGGTGTCCGCGCTGTTCATGCGCAACTACCTGGAGGCCGGTCTCGACATCCCCATCTTCATCGGGAACGACGTCATCACCCAGAGCTTCATCGAACGGATCGGCGCCGACGCGATGGCCGAGGCACCGATCTTCGGGCAGGCTCCCGCCCCCGGTCCGGCCTACGACCAGTTCCAGCAGGCCCATCAGGACATGCACGGCGAGGCACCCGGCACCTTCTCGGCGGCCGGCTACGACGCGATGAACCTCATCGCGCTAGCGGCCCAGCGCGCCGGCGAGGCAACCCGTCAGGCCATCACGGACAACGTCAACTCGGTGGCCCGTCCCGAAGGCACCAAGGTGTCGACGTTCTCGGAGGGGAAAGAAGAACTCGAAGCCGGTAACGAAATCAACTACCAGGGCGCCTCGAACCCGCAGGACTTCGACGACGACGGCGACCCAGTCGGGCCGTTCTCCGTCCTCGAAGTCACCGGCGGCGAGTGGACCGAGCTGACGACGTTCTCGGCCGAAGAGCTGACCGCCTGA